A single genomic interval of Clostridium facile harbors:
- a CDS encoding response regulator transcription factor, which translates to MKRILVCEDEDAIRDFVVINLERSGYTVVDVSCGEDALRVFEEQHGDFDIALLDIMMPGIDGFEVCKKLREKSSTIGIIMLTAKTQEMDKVRGLMLGADDYVAKPFSPSELVARVDAIYRRVNMMVNQPQQIKTIVSGPFELNPKSRILSKNGAPIDLTQVEYQIMEMFLKNQNIALDRTQILNQIWGDNYYGDVKIVDVNIRRLRMKVEDEPSSPKYIQTIWGFGYKWSNGN; encoded by the coding sequence ATGAAAAGAATTTTAGTCTGTGAGGACGAAGACGCAATCCGTGATTTTGTGGTGATTAATCTGGAGCGTTCTGGCTATACAGTAGTGGATGTTAGTTGTGGGGAAGATGCCCTGCGGGTATTTGAGGAGCAACATGGCGATTTTGACATTGCCTTATTGGATATTATGATGCCAGGAATTGATGGCTTTGAGGTATGCAAAAAACTCCGAGAAAAAAGTAGCACCATTGGGATTATTATGCTTACCGCAAAAACGCAAGAGATGGATAAGGTACGTGGCTTAATGTTGGGCGCAGATGATTATGTGGCAAAACCATTCAGCCCTTCTGAACTGGTTGCGAGGGTGGATGCTATTTACCGCCGTGTCAACATGATGGTAAATCAGCCTCAGCAGATTAAAACCATTGTATCCGGTCCATTTGAATTGAATCCGAAAAGCCGGATTCTCAGTAAAAACGGGGCGCCGATTGACTTGACCCAGGTGGAATACCAGATTATGGAGATGTTTTTGAAAAATCAAAATATCGCTCTTGATCGCACTCAAATCCTCAACCAGATTTGGGGGGATAACTACTATGGCGATGTAAAAATTGTGGATGTAAATATACGCCGTTTGAGAATGAAGGTGGAGGATGAACCATCTTCCCCAAAATATATCCAGACTATCTGGGGTTTTGGGTATAAGTGGAGTAATGGAAACTGA
- a CDS encoding glycerol dehydrogenase has protein sequence MAKVLISPGKYIQGSGEMKKIGEYAAGYGKKALILISSGGKKRIGAEIEASFQNQDCTYQFDLFNGECSKNEINRLVAVMEQENCDFVIGIGGGKIFDTAKAVAYYKNTPVLICPTIASTDAPCSALSVIYTDEGVFEEYLFLPSNPNLVLMDTDIIVKSPVRLTVAGIGDALATYFEARACQRSDAATCAGGKATGAAMALAKLCFDTLMEEGVKAKIALEAGACTESVEKVIEANTLLSGLGFESGGLAGAHAIHNGFTVLEECHHMYHGEKVAFGTITQLILENIPMEELADIIDFCIEVGLPVTLKQLGVQEVTDEKIMAVATAACAENDTLHNMPFEVTPEKVKSAILAADAYGHYFLGE, from the coding sequence ATGGCAAAAGTTTTAATTAGCCCTGGAAAATATATACAGGGTTCTGGAGAAATGAAAAAAATTGGAGAATATGCTGCTGGATACGGAAAAAAAGCTTTAATCCTGATTAGCAGTGGTGGAAAAAAACGAATTGGCGCGGAAATTGAAGCGAGTTTCCAAAACCAGGATTGCACCTATCAATTTGACTTGTTCAACGGAGAATGTAGTAAAAACGAAATCAACCGTTTGGTAGCCGTAATGGAGCAGGAAAACTGTGATTTTGTAATTGGTATTGGTGGTGGAAAAATCTTTGATACTGCAAAAGCAGTTGCCTATTATAAAAACACACCTGTATTAATCTGTCCGACCATTGCTTCTACCGATGCTCCATGTAGTGCCCTTTCTGTTATCTATACCGATGAAGGGGTGTTTGAGGAATATTTATTCCTTCCTTCTAATCCAAACCTAGTATTAATGGACACTGATATTATTGTAAAATCCCCTGTCCGTTTAACAGTTGCAGGGATTGGGGATGCTTTGGCTACCTATTTTGAAGCAAGGGCATGCCAACGCTCCGATGCTGCTACATGTGCTGGCGGAAAGGCAACTGGAGCTGCTATGGCACTTGCAAAACTCTGTTTTGATACCTTGATGGAAGAAGGTGTGAAAGCAAAAATCGCGTTGGAAGCTGGTGCTTGTACAGAATCCGTTGAAAAGGTGATTGAAGCTAATACCTTACTTTCTGGTTTAGGCTTTGAAAGCGGTGGACTTGCTGGTGCCCATGCAATTCATAATGGATTTACTGTACTGGAAGAATGCCACCATATGTACCATGGGGAAAAAGTAGCGTTTGGTACGATTACACAATTGATTCTGGAAAACATTCCAATGGAAGAACTAGCGGATATTATTGACTTCTGTATTGAAGTCGGCCTTCCTGTCACCTTAAAACAGTTGGGTGTCCAAGAAGTAACCGATGAAAAAATCATGGCAGTAGCAACCGCCGCCTGTGCAGAAAATGATACGCTACATAATATGCCATTTGAAGTAACACCAGAAAAAGTAAAATCCGCTATTTTGGCAGCGGACGCATATGGCCATTATTTCTTAGGAGAATAA
- a CDS encoding DUF2461 domain-containing protein, producing MRFTPQTLDFLFENKLNNNKEWFHSHKQEYQELVLDPLVDLVEKLTPTVLKIDPQFITIPKPTKAISRIYRDTRFSKDKSLYRDNMWILFIRDKKLYHGLPAYFADISANGLEYGVGYYKVSSESMLCYRDMILKKEPAFLQAKQAVEKAKIFSLYGEPLKRSKAPNEPEDIKNWLDRKQIGVSNTITDFDLVFSEDLYQTIAKGFEQLKPVYDFLMAVETRRSHNNRED from the coding sequence ATGCGTTTTACCCCTCAAACACTGGACTTTTTATTTGAAAACAAACTCAATAATAACAAAGAATGGTTCCATTCCCACAAGCAGGAATATCAGGAACTAGTATTAGACCCTCTGGTCGATTTGGTAGAAAAATTAACTCCAACTGTACTGAAAATTGACCCTCAATTTATTACAATTCCAAAGCCCACAAAAGCGATTTCACGTATTTATCGGGACACTCGTTTTTCCAAAGATAAATCTTTGTACCGAGACAATATGTGGATTTTGTTTATCCGAGATAAAAAACTGTACCATGGATTACCTGCATATTTTGCTGATATTTCCGCCAATGGTCTTGAATATGGAGTGGGATACTACAAAGTATCCAGTGAATCTATGCTGTGCTACCGGGATATGATTTTAAAGAAAGAACCTGCTTTTTTACAGGCAAAACAGGCAGTGGAAAAAGCAAAAATCTTCTCCTTATATGGGGAACCATTGAAACGGAGCAAAGCGCCAAATGAACCAGAGGATATCAAAAACTGGCTAGATCGGAAGCAGATTGGAGTTTCCAATACCATTACAGATTTCGACCTGGTTTTCTCGGAAGATTTATACCAAACAATTGCCAAAGGTTTTGAACAACTAAAACCTGTTTATGATTTTCTCATGGCAGTGGAAACGAGAAGAAGCCATAACAACCGGGAAGATTAA
- a CDS encoding AraC family transcriptional regulator has translation MSEIQTVEQFIMSYAKNNVTGSKEFSQFTSSHYGYLAHKQDGTAVFGTQRIFQGDHLRIYLHPFNAPLYGLSPKHYHNYFEMGYLLRGRATSISDGVETELIAGDLFICNLQSLHQCKTFGTDDYLFNIMIMPSMFDDSFLQMIEGNHLFTSFFMNSIMNVNNENSCMVFHLQPESSLQFFLHKLMVEYLSHPEQKDPVYLRLLLACFFRELGRNYGDKMEQESQQEQKDLSISQVISYLTDHFSTATLQSTAEHFHYTTRFMTGYISRYTNQSFSDIMKELKLRKTCEYILNTDDTFEVIAEKVGYSSSGYLNSVFRKKFGMSMGEYRKYHRGKK, from the coding sequence ATGTCAGAAATACAAACAGTAGAACAGTTTATAATGTCCTATGCCAAAAATAATGTGACGGGGAGTAAGGAATTTTCCCAATTTACCAGTTCCCACTATGGGTATCTCGCCCATAAACAGGATGGAACAGCAGTATTTGGGACGCAAAGGATTTTTCAAGGGGATCATTTGAGGATTTATCTCCATCCCTTTAATGCTCCTTTATATGGGCTATCCCCAAAACATTACCACAATTATTTTGAGATGGGATATTTGTTACGAGGCAGGGCAACCAGTATCAGTGATGGAGTGGAAACAGAACTTATAGCGGGAGATCTATTTATTTGTAATTTGCAATCCCTTCATCAATGTAAAACATTCGGGACAGACGATTACCTATTTAATATCATGATTATGCCCAGTATGTTTGATGATAGCTTTTTGCAGATGATTGAAGGGAATCACCTGTTCACCTCATTTTTTATGAATTCTATCATGAATGTAAACAATGAAAATTCCTGTATGGTTTTTCATCTACAACCAGAGAGTTCTCTGCAGTTTTTCCTGCATAAATTGATGGTAGAATATCTGTCTCATCCAGAGCAAAAAGACCCTGTTTATTTACGGCTGCTATTGGCATGTTTTTTTCGGGAATTGGGGAGAAATTATGGGGACAAAATGGAACAGGAAAGCCAGCAGGAACAAAAAGATTTGTCTATTTCCCAGGTAATTTCCTACTTAACAGACCATTTTTCTACCGCTACCCTGCAATCTACTGCGGAACATTTCCACTATACTACTCGGTTTATGACAGGGTATATTTCCCGTTATACCAACCAGTCTTTCTCTGATATCATGAAAGAATTAAAGTTGCGAAAGACCTGTGAGTATATTTTGAATACTGATGATACTTTTGAAGTTATTGCGGAAAAAGTGGGATATAGTAGTAGCGGTTATCTAAACTCTGTCTTTCGCAAAAAATTTGGAATGAGCATGGGGGAATACCGAAAGTACCATCGTGGAAAAAAATAA
- a CDS encoding deoxycytidylate deaminase has protein sequence MKRKDYLSWDEYFIGIAMLSAQRSKDPNTQVGACIVDGDHKILSLGYNGMPVGCSDDRLPWNNQGDALNTKYMFVCHAELNAILNSGKDLKGSTIYTTLFPCNECAKAIIQAGIRHVVYLSDKYAETDATIASKRMFDMAGVTYHEYNLHGKTLELNL, from the coding sequence TTGAAACGGAAGGACTACCTTTCTTGGGATGAATATTTTATTGGGATTGCAATGCTCTCCGCACAACGCAGTAAAGACCCTAATACACAAGTAGGGGCGTGTATTGTAGATGGGGATCATAAAATTTTATCATTGGGCTATAACGGCATGCCAGTAGGGTGTAGTGATGACCGGCTTCCTTGGAATAATCAAGGGGATGCTTTAAATACAAAATATATGTTTGTGTGCCATGCAGAACTAAATGCTATTTTAAATAGCGGGAAAGATTTAAAAGGTTCTACTATTTATACCACCTTGTTCCCCTGTAACGAGTGTGCCAAGGCAATTATCCAGGCAGGAATTCGGCATGTGGTATACTTATCGGACAAATATGCAGAGACTGATGCTACTATTGCTTCTAAAAGAATGTTTGATATGGCAGGGGTCACCTACCATGAATATAATCTTCACGGTAAAACGTTAGAGTTGAATTTATAA
- a CDS encoding sensor histidine kinase gives MSVKKSITQRWMVNTLGLILLLLIVLNIGFAYSIKNYYYSGVRQAVISSVDSNFKLIQLYSNDPTKNISSEIRNLVESYSEKDTIELMSIDFNGNITYTSSGFPYMGESNPPDYVQALNSADGKGYHVGKLETGEKYMAVTSLITVTNNQFSALRYMVSLEQVDSLLLKLVLLFIGVSIIIVLFVIISGSFFINSIVRPVREMGVTMRKIAAGDMKVRMRWDSQDELGELCETINYMADELSNSEQLKNEFISSVSHELRTPLTAIQGWSETILSIGVNDTETVKKGMRVISNETERLSDMVEELLDFSRIQNGRFKLVKDKMDILAELEEAVLIYTERAKRDGKQLVYEDMEMLPIIYGDKNRIRQVFINIIDNALKYSDAGDTVTVTAQAVEHKIVVTVEDTGCGIAEKDLPRVKEKFYKANNTRRGSGIGLAVASEIIAMHDGTLTIESQENVGTKVVITLPIDQGTNEQTITDFPPETGGITEKG, from the coding sequence TTGTCTGTAAAAAAAAGCATCACCCAACGGTGGATGGTCAATACATTAGGGTTGATTTTGTTATTGTTGATCGTCCTTAACATCGGGTTTGCGTACAGTATCAAAAATTATTACTACTCCGGAGTTCGGCAGGCGGTTATTTCCAGCGTGGATTCCAATTTCAAACTGATCCAGCTCTACTCGAATGATCCGACCAAAAATATTAGCAGTGAAATTAGAAACCTGGTGGAAAGCTATTCTGAAAAGGATACCATTGAATTGATGTCGATTGATTTTAATGGGAATATCACCTATACTTCCAGCGGATTCCCCTATATGGGAGAAAGCAATCCACCGGATTATGTGCAGGCATTGAACTCGGCGGATGGGAAGGGGTACCATGTAGGCAAACTGGAGACAGGGGAAAAATACATGGCAGTTACCTCGTTGATTACCGTAACCAATAATCAGTTTTCCGCCTTACGTTATATGGTTTCCCTGGAGCAGGTAGACTCCCTGCTGTTAAAGCTAGTGCTGCTGTTTATTGGGGTTAGCATTATTATTGTTTTATTTGTGATTATATCCGGTTCCTTTTTTATCAACTCCATTGTCCGCCCTGTGCGAGAAATGGGGGTTACTATGCGAAAAATCGCAGCAGGTGATATGAAAGTACGGATGCGGTGGGATTCCCAGGATGAACTGGGGGAACTTTGCGAAACGATTAACTATATGGCGGATGAGTTATCCAATTCAGAACAGTTGAAAAATGAATTTATTTCTAGCGTTTCTCATGAGTTGAGGACGCCATTGACTGCCATCCAGGGATGGAGTGAAACCATTTTAAGTATTGGGGTAAACGACACTGAAACCGTAAAAAAAGGCATGCGTGTGATCAGCAATGAAACCGAACGCCTTTCCGATATGGTGGAAGAATTACTGGATTTTTCTAGGATTCAAAATGGACGTTTTAAATTGGTAAAGGATAAAATGGATATCCTGGCAGAGCTGGAAGAAGCAGTATTAATTTATACCGAACGGGCAAAACGGGATGGGAAACAGCTGGTTTATGAGGATATGGAAATGTTGCCCATTATTTATGGAGATAAAAATCGAATTCGACAGGTGTTTATCAATATCATTGACAATGCGTTGAAATATTCTGATGCTGGCGATACCGTTACTGTTACCGCACAGGCGGTAGAACATAAAATAGTGGTGACGGTTGAGGATACCGGCTGTGGCATTGCGGAAAAGGATTTGCCACGGGTAAAAGAAAAGTTTTATAAAGCGAATAACACTCGCCGTGGCTCTGGAATAGGGTTAGCAGTTGCTAGCGAAATTATAGCCATGCACGATGGTACGCTTACCATAGAAAGCCAGGAGAATGTTGGAACAAAAGTGGTAATCACTTTGCCAATTGATCAGGGAACAAATGAACAAACAATTACAGATTTTCCACCAGAAACCGGTGGGATAACAGAAAAAGGGTGA
- a CDS encoding DUF1385 domain-containing protein — translation MNKPIKSKIGGQALIEGIMMRGLDKTSMAVRLPNGEIDVEKWDSGDLVHPKWYRKIPLVRGCVNMVESLIVGYKCLMKSAEKSIPDDEEEEEPSKFEQKIESIFGDKLFKIVGTIGTILGVVLALLLFMYVPMLIVKGISYLVPLGGWKTVIEGIIKIIIFILYLWGVSRLKDIRRTFEYHGAEHKSIACYEAGEELTVENIKKYRRFHPRCGTSFLLIVLVISILVFSVVTWNSMLIRILLKIALLPVVVGISYEIIRIAGRYDNIVTRIISAPGLWLQRLTTREPDASQIEVAIAALKEVLPEDRDVDRW, via the coding sequence TTGAACAAACCAATTAAAAGCAAAATCGGAGGTCAGGCGCTGATTGAGGGCATTATGATGCGCGGGCTTGACAAAACTTCTATGGCGGTACGGCTGCCAAATGGGGAAATTGATGTAGAAAAATGGGATTCTGGAGATTTAGTGCATCCAAAGTGGTACCGGAAAATTCCACTTGTGCGGGGCTGTGTAAATATGGTAGAATCTTTGATTGTGGGCTATAAGTGCTTGATGAAATCCGCGGAGAAGTCTATTCCTGATGATGAGGAAGAGGAGGAACCTTCCAAATTTGAACAAAAAATAGAATCTATTTTTGGGGATAAACTGTTTAAAATTGTTGGAACAATTGGTACTATATTGGGCGTAGTATTGGCGTTATTGCTTTTTATGTACGTTCCAATGCTGATTGTAAAAGGTATTTCTTATTTGGTACCGCTGGGAGGATGGAAAACCGTAATAGAAGGTATTATTAAAATTATTATTTTTATATTGTACTTATGGGGGGTATCCCGTTTAAAGGATATCCGGCGTACCTTTGAATACCATGGTGCGGAACATAAATCCATTGCTTGCTATGAAGCAGGAGAAGAATTGACGGTGGAAAACATCAAAAAATACCGTCGTTTCCATCCTCGTTGTGGAACAAGTTTCCTTTTAATTGTTCTGGTCATTAGTATTTTGGTATTCTCTGTAGTGACCTGGAACAGCATGTTAATCCGCATTTTATTAAAAATCGCTTTGCTTCCTGTTGTGGTGGGGATTTCTTATGAGATTATTCGCATTGCAGGGCGTTATGATAATATTGTAACACGAATTATTTCCGCACCAGGATTATGGCTGCAACGGCTGACAACCCGTGAACCGGATGCAAGCCAGATTGAGGTTGCGATTGCCGCATTAAAAGAAGTCCTTCCAGAAGATCGGGATGTTGACCGGTGGTGA
- a CDS encoding glycosyl hydrolase produces the protein MKYSWKKRILAVGMAAALAATATIASFPAMATDSQTTALANSFKDPGSDYRPKVRWWWPGGDVQVDELLREMQVLYDNGFGGVEIQPFDYSLKPEATSDPNSPVKDFGTEEFFEKVRAVLDFAREKGMTVDLNMGSGYCAGADFVPLEDNEQTLMSADVVVNSDQINAAIPKLSDKNYMYELFDPNNNDSTIKPGWRTMNYHPETAKLITLLAAKVMDGERNPDYTVLNDTVTLDMTSVEKITDFDKESGTFNWTCPDPSAQWQIIAVYSMYVGSNPIGSVEVGAPGEESYMVNVLDADAVARYYDNWLEQIKTLLPYTEDGTLRAAFNDSYEFFAQRIYSDTVLEDFKEINGYDITDYTPALLMPGKDQIASFFVGNRAPEFAFEDTENAGINDRLNYDYNRAVANGFYDGWYTGSQEALKDTGLLFRQQGYNTPMDIIKATSMEDIPETEQSNVANNKVVSSGAHFYDKNMVSCESMVFYVDEDGAGNFKMTPEVYRQQADQILSSGVNEMIYHGFPYVYNDETNSYGVQNWSAFCSGYSGYDISTTISEADPYFNYINSLNDYVARLQYLFREGKSTADVLVYLPLFADETSAQFAPVINALDDAGLAWDWINEELIESATYDNGIIVNGKTYDALVLPDVSSIPVSTMTAIDQLSSAGAPIAIYGTTPYMQPSYSAGDYAAQDAIVANLAQAMITRENSPSFDDAAQMAAFVKENSNPEITYDTNQNLAAMRRDLGNNGQLIFVTNDSNEATPVTFHLDSSLTTAYVLDAQTGEIYEVPVVNGTVQGEVTAKGSIVLIGASSEVFTKADLSKGNPIAPDEPVATTNLDQWTLTVTGQDVNGTYTAIGEQALTNWRDNPTLKYNADPGVYTTTFNLDKVDPTQDYILQLGTLYGVPEISVNGSEAIAVPMAPYQLDISQYLKPGENTISIQLVVGIRNRLIKYGLEGEDGNGQNQQAYLQFASATPVKLGMVEPAQLIQIQTDRVVDDTSSGSTSEPSTPSDTSSNSSTSSNPADNLPQTGDVAPLIGILTLFGATGAALVITKRKK, from the coding sequence ATGAAATATTCTTGGAAAAAAAGGATTCTTGCGGTTGGTATGGCTGCTGCTTTAGCAGCTACTGCTACAATTGCAAGTTTTCCAGCAATGGCAACTGATAGCCAAACAACAGCCCTGGCAAACTCTTTTAAAGACCCAGGCAGTGATTACCGTCCAAAAGTACGTTGGTGGTGGCCTGGTGGTGATGTCCAGGTAGATGAATTGCTGCGGGAAATGCAGGTATTATATGATAATGGTTTTGGCGGGGTAGAAATCCAACCATTTGACTATTCCTTAAAACCAGAAGCAACCTCCGATCCAAATAGCCCTGTAAAGGATTTTGGCACAGAGGAATTTTTTGAAAAAGTTCGGGCTGTATTGGATTTTGCCCGGGAAAAAGGGATGACAGTAGATCTAAATATGGGCAGTGGCTACTGTGCAGGCGCCGATTTTGTACCATTAGAGGACAATGAACAAACATTAATGTCTGCTGATGTTGTGGTAAACAGTGACCAGATAAACGCTGCAATCCCAAAATTAAGCGATAAAAATTACATGTATGAACTGTTTGACCCAAACAACAACGATTCTACAATTAAACCCGGATGGCGAACTATGAACTACCATCCAGAAACCGCTAAACTGATCACTCTATTAGCCGCAAAAGTGATGGATGGGGAACGCAATCCTGATTATACAGTACTCAACGACACGGTAACATTGGATATGACCAGCGTGGAAAAAATCACTGACTTTGATAAGGAAAGCGGAACTTTTAACTGGACATGCCCAGACCCTTCCGCACAATGGCAGATTATCGCGGTATATTCCATGTATGTTGGAAGCAATCCGATTGGTTCAGTTGAAGTAGGTGCACCAGGGGAAGAGTCCTACATGGTAAATGTATTGGATGCAGACGCTGTTGCCCGCTATTACGATAACTGGCTAGAACAGATTAAAACATTACTTCCTTATACAGAAGATGGAACATTACGTGCAGCATTTAATGATAGCTATGAATTCTTTGCCCAAAGGATTTACAGCGATACCGTATTAGAAGATTTTAAGGAAATCAATGGTTACGATATCACAGACTATACCCCAGCATTACTGATGCCTGGTAAAGATCAAATTGCTTCTTTCTTTGTCGGCAACCGCGCACCAGAATTTGCGTTTGAGGATACGGAAAACGCAGGAATCAACGACCGTTTGAATTATGATTACAATAGGGCGGTCGCAAACGGATTCTACGACGGATGGTATACAGGAAGCCAAGAAGCGCTAAAAGATACTGGTTTATTATTCCGTCAACAGGGCTACAACACTCCAATGGATATTATTAAAGCTACCAGCATGGAGGATATTCCAGAAACAGAACAAAGCAATGTTGCAAACAATAAAGTAGTTAGCTCCGGCGCCCATTTCTATGATAAAAACATGGTAAGCTGTGAATCTATGGTATTCTATGTAGATGAAGACGGGGCTGGAAACTTTAAAATGACGCCAGAAGTTTACCGCCAGCAGGCTGACCAGATTTTATCTTCTGGTGTAAACGAAATGATTTACCATGGCTTCCCTTATGTCTATAACGACGAAACCAACAGCTATGGGGTACAAAACTGGTCCGCCTTCTGTTCCGGTTATAGTGGCTATGATATTTCTACTACGATTTCTGAAGCAGACCCATATTTCAATTATATCAATTCTTTAAATGATTATGTAGCACGGTTGCAATACCTGTTCCGGGAAGGAAAATCCACTGCGGATGTTCTGGTTTACCTGCCACTGTTCGCGGATGAAACCAGCGCCCAATTTGCCCCAGTGATCAACGCTCTGGATGACGCTGGATTAGCATGGGATTGGATCAATGAAGAATTAATTGAATCCGCTACCTATGACAACGGCATTATAGTAAATGGAAAAACCTATGATGCTCTAGTTCTTCCAGATGTATCTTCCATCCCTGTATCTACCATGACAGCAATTGACCAGTTATCTTCCGCAGGCGCTCCTATAGCGATATACGGAACCACACCTTACATGCAGCCTTCCTACTCCGCTGGAGATTATGCGGCGCAAGATGCTATTGTCGCAAATTTGGCACAAGCTATGATTACCCGTGAAAATAGTCCTAGCTTTGACGATGCAGCACAGATGGCTGCATTTGTAAAAGAAAATTCCAACCCTGAAATTACTTATGATACCAATCAGAACCTTGCTGCAATGCGCCGTGACTTAGGGAATAACGGACAGTTAATCTTTGTCACAAACGACAGCAACGAGGCGACACCTGTTACCTTCCATTTGGATTCCAGCTTAACGACAGCTTATGTATTGGATGCCCAAACTGGTGAAATCTACGAAGTTCCAGTTGTAAATGGTACCGTACAAGGTGAAGTAACTGCAAAAGGTTCCATTGTACTGATTGGCGCCTCCTCTGAAGTGTTTACCAAAGCAGATTTATCCAAAGGCAACCCTATTGCACCAGATGAACCAGTTGCTACAACCAATCTTGACCAATGGACATTGACTGTTACTGGACAGGATGTAAATGGTACCTATACCGCAATCGGTGAACAAGCCCTCACCAATTGGAGGGACAACCCAACCTTAAAATACAACGCTGACCCAGGCGTGTATACAACAACATTTAATCTGGACAAAGTAGATCCAACCCAGGATTATATCCTACAGCTTGGCACACTATATGGCGTACCTGAAATTTCAGTAAATGGAAGCGAAGCAATCGCTGTACCAATGGCACCATATCAGCTAGATATTTCCCAATACTTAAAACCAGGTGAAAACACAATTTCCATTCAATTAGTAGTTGGCATCCGCAACCGTCTGATCAAGTACGGATTAGAAGGGGAA
- the prmC gene encoding peptide chain release factor N(5)-glutamine methyltransferase: MDLRQLQMAVKNILLEHTGDSAGFEAFCLVQLATGKERQQILLGKGEPVPQEQQQKALELAQQRAKGYPLQYLLGQWEFYGREYSVGEGVLIPRPDTETICDWAIEWINGRQLQIVDLCAGSGCIGITLALECPGCMVDAVELSPQAIPYLSKNIVRHHANVTLIEGDVLQEQLVHQVRTFDLIVSNPPYLTAQDMEELQKEVTYEPAMALYGQQDGLYFYWEITRLWKEKLNPGGMVAYEIGMDQEQDVIKILQEHGFVQIGCRQDLNHITRVVYGMKPAD; this comes from the coding sequence ATGGATTTAAGACAACTGCAAATGGCAGTAAAAAATATTCTGTTAGAACATACAGGGGATTCCGCTGGATTTGAGGCGTTTTGTTTGGTGCAACTGGCAACAGGGAAAGAGCGTCAACAAATCCTGTTGGGAAAAGGAGAGCCTGTCCCACAGGAGCAACAACAAAAGGCTCTGGAGCTGGCACAACAACGCGCCAAGGGCTACCCACTTCAATATTTGTTGGGACAATGGGAATTTTATGGACGGGAATATTCGGTTGGGGAAGGGGTATTGATCCCTCGCCCTGACACAGAAACCATCTGTGATTGGGCAATTGAATGGATCAATGGACGTCAATTGCAGATTGTTGACCTTTGTGCGGGTTCCGGCTGTATTGGGATCACCCTGGCCTTGGAGTGTCCTGGCTGTATGGTGGACGCAGTGGAACTTTCTCCACAGGCGATCCCCTATTTGTCTAAGAATATCGTCCGCCATCATGCGAATGTCACCCTGATAGAAGGGGATGTGTTGCAGGAGCAGCTGGTTCACCAGGTAAGAACATTTGATCTTATTGTGAGCAATCCCCCTTATTTGACCGCCCAGGATATGGAGGAATTGCAAAAGGAAGTAACATATGAGCCGGCAATGGCTTTATATGGCCAACAGGATGGATTGTACTTTTACTGGGAAATCACAAGGTTATGGAAAGAAAAATTAAATCCTGGTGGAATGGTCGCCTATGAAATTGGAATGGATCAGGAACAGGATGTAATAAAGATATTGCAGGAGCATGGTTTTGTACAGATTGGGTGCCGTCAGGACCTCAATCATATTACCCGTGTGGTGTATGGAATGAAACCAGCTGATTAA